A window of the Rhizobium brockwellii genome harbors these coding sequences:
- a CDS encoding Nramp family divalent metal transporter, which yields MDALNPNAKNGWRHERGEASLSDVYRTVGTGRHSSTWRRAAAFAGPGYMVAVGYMDPGNWATSLAGGSKFGYALLTVALLSNLMAIVLQSLCARLAIASGRDLAQACRDAFPKYVSLPLWAFAEIAIIATDIAEVIGTAIGLNLLMGIPLELGVLITALDVFVILFLQKLGFRWVEAFIIALLGVIAVCFGVQILLADPQWGAVLTGFFPTTEIVTNPEMLYLALGILGATVMPHNLYLHSGIVQTRAYGHTVPEKREALTFATIDSTVALCFALLINASILILAAAAFNAHGKTDVVELGDAYSLLSPLLGLAIAPTLFGIALLCCGLNSTVTATLAGQIVMEGFLKIRLKPWVRRLITRAIAIVPAAIVTIWYGDQGTAELLILTQVVLSLQLSFAVFPLVMFTANKAKMGELVAPRWLSGLAYLIAIVIAGLNVKLLFDFVTG from the coding sequence ATGGACGCCCTTAATCCGAATGCAAAGAACGGCTGGCGGCACGAACGCGGAGAAGCGTCGCTGTCGGATGTCTACCGCACCGTCGGAACCGGGCGTCACAGCTCGACATGGCGAAGGGCGGCAGCCTTCGCCGGACCGGGCTACATGGTCGCCGTCGGCTATATGGACCCCGGCAACTGGGCGACATCGCTCGCCGGCGGCTCGAAATTCGGCTATGCGCTGCTCACCGTCGCGCTGCTTTCCAACCTGATGGCGATCGTGCTGCAATCACTCTGCGCGCGCCTGGCGATCGCCTCCGGCCGCGACCTTGCGCAGGCCTGCCGCGACGCCTTTCCGAAATATGTCTCGCTGCCGCTCTGGGCCTTTGCCGAAATCGCCATCATCGCCACCGATATCGCCGAGGTGATCGGCACGGCGATCGGCCTCAACCTCTTGATGGGCATCCCGCTCGAACTCGGCGTGCTGATCACGGCGCTCGACGTCTTCGTGATCCTCTTCCTGCAGAAGCTCGGCTTCCGCTGGGTGGAAGCCTTCATCATCGCGCTGCTCGGCGTCATCGCGGTCTGCTTCGGCGTGCAGATCCTGCTGGCCGACCCGCAATGGGGCGCCGTCCTCACCGGCTTCTTCCCGACGACCGAGATCGTCACCAATCCGGAGATGCTCTACCTGGCGCTCGGCATTCTCGGCGCGACCGTCATGCCGCACAATCTCTACCTCCACTCCGGCATCGTGCAGACGCGGGCCTATGGCCATACGGTTCCCGAAAAGAGAGAGGCGCTGACCTTTGCGACGATCGACTCGACCGTCGCGCTCTGTTTCGCGCTGCTGATCAACGCCTCGATCCTGATCCTTGCCGCCGCCGCCTTCAATGCGCACGGCAAGACCGACGTCGTCGAACTTGGTGACGCCTATTCGCTGCTGTCGCCGCTGCTCGGCCTCGCCATCGCGCCGACGCTGTTCGGCATCGCGCTTCTCTGCTGCGGTCTCAACTCGACGGTGACGGCGACGCTTGCCGGCCAGATCGTCATGGAAGGCTTCCTCAAGATTCGGCTGAAGCCGTGGGTGCGCCGCTTGATTACCCGGGCCATCGCCATCGTGCCGGCAGCGATCGTCACCATCTGGTATGGCGATCAGGGCACGGCGGAGCTTTTGATCCTCACCCAGGTGGTGCTCAGCCTGCAGCTTTCCTTCGCCGTCTTCCCGCTGGTGATGTTTACCGCCAACAAGGCCAAGATGGGCGAACTCGTGGCGCCGCGCTGGCTGAGTGGGCTTGCCTATCTGATCGCGATCGTCATCGCCGGGCTGAACGTCAAGCTGCTCTTCGACTTCGTCACCGGCTGA
- a CDS encoding putative signal transducing protein — translation MHELIRANDPVLLSFAESLMKDAGIHCFIADQGMSVLEGSLGMLSRRLLVDEEMADQARRILTDAGLGGELRERK, via the coding sequence ATGCATGAGCTTATCCGCGCCAACGACCCCGTTCTGCTCTCCTTTGCCGAGAGTTTGATGAAGGATGCCGGAATTCACTGCTTCATCGCCGATCAGGGCATGAGCGTACTGGAAGGCTCGCTCGGCATGCTGTCGCGCCGCCTGCTGGTGGATGAGGAGATGGCCGATCAGGCGCGCCGCATCCTCACCGATGCCGGTCTCGGCGGCGAGTTGCGCGAGCGGAAGTGA
- a CDS encoding glycine--tRNA ligase subunit alpha, with amino-acid sequence MSAIPDHMNPKRSFQALILTLHNYWADKGCAVLQPYDMEVGAGTFHPATTLRALGPKPWKAAYVQPSRRPSDGRYGENPNRLQHYYQYQVILKPNPPNLQELYLGSLAAIGLDPLLHDIRFVEDDWESPTLGAWGLGWECWCDGMEVSQFTYFQQVCGIECSPVAGELTYGLERLAMYVQGVDNVYDLNFNGRDGDEKISYGDVFLQAEQEYSRHNFEFANTEMLHRHFVDAEKECRALLDAGAPGDNANQRLHKCVFPAYDQCIKASHVFNLLDARGVISVTERQSYILRVRTLAKACGEAFLLTDAGGVNLSKEAA; translated from the coding sequence ATGTCAGCTATCCCAGACCATATGAACCCGAAGCGCTCCTTCCAGGCGCTGATCCTGACCCTGCATAACTACTGGGCGGACAAGGGTTGCGCGGTGCTGCAGCCTTACGACATGGAAGTCGGCGCCGGCACCTTCCACCCGGCCACCACGTTGCGCGCCCTCGGCCCCAAGCCGTGGAAGGCCGCTTACGTCCAGCCGTCGCGGCGCCCGTCCGACGGCCGCTATGGCGAAAACCCGAACCGGCTGCAGCATTATTACCAGTACCAGGTGATCCTGAAGCCAAACCCGCCGAACCTGCAGGAGCTTTATCTCGGCTCGCTGGCGGCGATCGGCCTCGATCCGCTGCTGCATGATATCCGTTTCGTCGAGGACGACTGGGAAAGCCCGACACTCGGCGCCTGGGGCCTCGGCTGGGAATGCTGGTGTGATGGCATGGAAGTCTCGCAGTTCACCTATTTCCAGCAGGTCTGCGGCATCGAATGCTCGCCCGTCGCCGGCGAACTGACCTATGGTCTCGAGCGCCTCGCCATGTATGTCCAGGGCGTCGACAATGTCTATGATCTGAACTTCAACGGCCGCGACGGCGACGAGAAGATCAGCTATGGCGACGTCTTCCTGCAGGCCGAGCAGGAATATTCGCGTCATAATTTCGAGTTCGCCAATACCGAGATGCTGCATCGCCACTTCGTCGATGCCGAGAAGGAATGCCGGGCGCTGCTCGATGCCGGCGCCCCCGGCGACAACGCCAACCAGCGCCTGCACAAATGCGTCTTCCCGGCCTATGACCAGTGCATCAAGGCAAGCCATGTCTTCAACCTGCTCGATGCCCGTGGCGTCATCTCGGTCACCGAGCGCCAGAGCTACATCCTGCGCGTACGCACGCTTGCCAAGGCCTGCGGCGAAGCCTTCCTGCTGACCGACGCTGGCGGCGTCAACCTCTCCAAAGAGGCGGCTTAA
- the aroA gene encoding 3-phosphoshikimate 1-carboxyvinyltransferase, with translation MTRTAKLTIIPPGKPLSGRAMPPGSKSITNRALLLAGLAKGTSRLTGALKSDDTRYMAEALRAMGVTIDEPDDTTFVVTGSGRLLPPKAPLFLGNAGTATRFLTAAAALVDGTVIVDGDEHMRKRPIGPLVEAMRTLGIDVSAETGCPPVTVKGTGRFQADRIRIDGGLSSQYVSALLMMAAGGDRPVDIELVGEDIGALGYIDLTTAAMKAFGAKVEKTSPVIWRVEPTGYSAADFIVEPDASAATYLWAAEVLTGGAIDLGVPSDTFSQPDARAYDVIAKFPHLPAEIDGSQMQDAVPTLAVLAAFNQTPVRFVGIANLRVKECDRIRALSTGLNRIVSGLAREEGDDLIVESDPALVGQHLPAEIDSFADHRIAMSFALAGLKIDGITILDPDCVGKTFPAYWRTLAALGVTYQDND, from the coding sequence ATGACACGCACAGCCAAACTCACGATCATCCCGCCGGGAAAACCGCTTTCGGGCCGCGCCATGCCGCCGGGCTCCAAGTCGATCACCAATCGCGCGCTGCTGCTCGCCGGCCTTGCCAAGGGCACCAGCCGGTTGACCGGGGCGCTGAAGAGCGATGATACGCGGTATATGGCCGAAGCGCTGCGTGCCATGGGTGTTACGATCGACGAGCCCGACGATACCACCTTCGTCGTCACCGGCAGCGGCAGGCTGCTGCCGCCGAAGGCGCCGCTCTTTCTCGGCAATGCCGGCACGGCGACACGCTTCCTGACGGCGGCTGCGGCTTTGGTCGACGGCACCGTCATCGTCGATGGCGACGAACATATGCGCAAGCGCCCGATCGGCCCGCTGGTCGAAGCGATGCGCACGCTCGGCATCGACGTGAGTGCCGAGACTGGCTGCCCGCCGGTCACCGTCAAGGGGACCGGGCGATTCCAGGCCGACCGCATCCGCATCGATGGCGGCCTGTCCAGCCAATATGTTTCGGCGCTGCTGATGATGGCGGCCGGCGGCGACCGGCCGGTTGACATCGAACTCGTCGGTGAGGATATCGGCGCGCTCGGCTATATCGATCTGACCACGGCGGCAATGAAGGCTTTCGGCGCCAAGGTCGAGAAGACCAGCCCGGTCATCTGGCGCGTCGAGCCGACCGGCTATAGCGCTGCCGACTTCATCGTCGAGCCCGATGCTTCGGCTGCGACCTATCTCTGGGCCGCCGAAGTCCTCACCGGCGGCGCGATCGATCTCGGTGTTCCCTCCGATACCTTCTCGCAGCCGGATGCGCGCGCCTATGACGTCATCGCCAAATTCCCGCATCTGCCGGCAGAGATCGACGGCTCGCAGATGCAGGATGCCGTTCCGACCCTTGCCGTGCTTGCCGCCTTCAACCAGACGCCGGTTCGCTTCGTCGGCATCGCCAATCTGCGCGTCAAGGAATGCGATCGCATCCGGGCGCTCTCGACCGGCCTCAACCGCATTGTTTCAGGCCTTGCCCGCGAAGAAGGCGACGATCTGATCGTCGAGTCCGATCCCGCACTTGTGGGCCAGCATCTGCCGGCGGAGATCGACAGCTTCGCCGATCATCGCATCGCCATGAGTTTCGCGCTGGCCGGGCTGAAGATCGACGGCATCACCATTCTCGATCCCGATTGCGTCGGCAAGACCTTCCCCGCCTATTGGCGGACGCTAGCGGCACTCGGCGTGACCTATCAAGACAACGATTGA
- a CDS encoding plant virulence effector HPE1-like domain-containing protein, producing MRQIFLGAVILLMAGSAMASSIEVVGKTAPRAEGSIVTETCADCPPLQAELTKRDYTVPELKPGVLQASEIRDVGGEKKIYRTEGWMGGSPVVFVSKATPESMIAAAPPAAPVDGIDMNATTAAVIGGDARPVAAGMAEQSATLNVSEFKLRF from the coding sequence ATGCGTCAGATTTTCCTCGGTGCGGTAATCCTGCTGATGGCAGGCTCTGCGATGGCGTCCTCGATAGAGGTGGTCGGCAAGACTGCGCCGCGCGCTGAAGGCAGCATCGTCACCGAAACCTGCGCCGATTGCCCGCCCCTCCAGGCCGAACTGACCAAGAGGGACTATACGGTGCCGGAGCTGAAGCCCGGCGTCCTCCAGGCGAGTGAAATCCGCGATGTCGGCGGCGAAAAGAAGATTTACCGCACGGAAGGCTGGATGGGCGGCTCGCCGGTCGTCTTCGTCAGCAAGGCGACGCCTGAATCGATGATTGCGGCCGCGCCGCCGGCGGCGCCGGTAGACGGCATCGACATGAATGCAACCACCGCGGCCGTCATCGGCGGCGACGCCAGGCCTGTCGCGGCCGGCATGGCGGAACAATCGGCAACCCTTAACGTTTCCGAATTCAAGCTGCGTTTCTAA
- a CDS encoding membrane protein: protein MPQLITILILVFSAWWLYRRFVSDARKLAEKSRRAEKERQTGAIGTLVKDPATGEYRLKREGE from the coding sequence ATGCCGCAACTAATTACCATTCTGATCCTGGTCTTCTCAGCCTGGTGGCTTTACCGACGCTTCGTCTCCGATGCCCGCAAGCTCGCCGAAAAGTCGCGCCGCGCTGAAAAAGAGCGCCAGACCGGCGCGATCGGCACGCTGGTAAAGGACCCGGCGACGGGAGAATACCGGCTGAAGCGCGAGGGCGAATAA
- a CDS encoding DUF2207 domain-containing protein: protein MGRRFFGFCFALLLMLAAPVAFAAEVIDSFASDIALEKSGAMTVTETITVNAEGNQINHGIFRDFPLYFTDAAGRRRSVDFDMVSVQRDGDNEPWHTESISGGIRIYAGSADVTVTPGRHRYVFTYRTNRQIRYFDNHDELYWNVTGNGWIFPIRSATATVKLPPGVGATETAFFTGPQGATEKNARVSETGAGLVFSTTMPLGTNEGLTFAIRMPNGSIDPPSADMESTWWLKDNRNYFIGFGGLILVFAYYTRSWLKVGRDPARGVVVPRWDAPDGISPALVNYIDNKGFSGEGWTALSATALNLAVRGYVKLEDLKNSIVIQGTGKPLGKEKFQAGEIELLKVAGGAGSTLTIDKANGERVKSVGQAFRSAIEKEHRGKYYNSNLAYTAGGIALSAAALVILFVFGSLEPDTIAVMLIPIVISVFVSVFVAGLVRSLHRGKSLFGKIIAIISAAIGVFVGISILATMGLALASSLVELHETPMLFAVGGIVLLNILYVFIMGAPTPLGAKMMDGIDGLRQYLTLAEKDRMNTAGAPEMSPRHFETLLPYAVALGVEKPWSRTFETWLAAAAAGAAAAYAPAWYAGNFNSGSFSDRIGGFSSSMASTIASTIPSPPPSSSSSGFSGGGSSGGGGGGGGGGGW, encoded by the coding sequence ATGGGGCGTCGGTTTTTCGGATTTTGCTTTGCACTGCTGTTGATGCTCGCCGCCCCAGTGGCCTTTGCCGCCGAGGTGATCGACAGTTTCGCCTCCGACATCGCGCTCGAAAAAAGCGGTGCGATGACGGTGACGGAAACGATCACCGTCAATGCCGAAGGCAATCAGATCAACCACGGCATCTTCCGTGATTTCCCGCTCTATTTCACCGATGCCGCGGGCCGCCGCCGCAGCGTCGATTTCGATATGGTGTCGGTCCAGCGCGATGGCGATAACGAGCCTTGGCACACCGAATCGATATCAGGCGGCATCCGCATCTATGCCGGTTCTGCCGATGTGACGGTGACGCCGGGCCGTCATCGATATGTCTTCACCTACAGGACCAATCGCCAGATCCGCTACTTCGACAATCACGACGAACTCTATTGGAACGTCACCGGCAATGGCTGGATCTTCCCGATCCGCTCGGCCACCGCGACGGTGAAGCTGCCGCCCGGCGTCGGCGCGACGGAGACGGCCTTCTTCACCGGCCCCCAGGGCGCGACGGAAAAGAATGCCCGCGTCAGCGAAACCGGCGCCGGGCTGGTCTTTTCCACCACCATGCCCCTTGGCACCAACGAAGGGCTGACCTTTGCAATCCGCATGCCAAACGGGTCGATCGATCCGCCGAGCGCGGATATGGAAAGCACCTGGTGGCTGAAGGACAACCGCAATTATTTCATCGGCTTCGGCGGCCTGATCCTCGTTTTCGCCTATTATACGCGCTCCTGGCTGAAGGTCGGCCGCGATCCTGCCCGCGGCGTCGTCGTGCCACGCTGGGACGCGCCTGATGGTATCTCGCCGGCGCTGGTCAACTATATCGACAATAAGGGCTTCTCCGGAGAGGGTTGGACGGCGCTGTCTGCCACTGCGCTCAATCTTGCCGTCCGCGGTTACGTCAAGCTCGAAGACCTGAAGAATTCGATTGTTATCCAAGGCACCGGCAAGCCACTCGGCAAGGAGAAATTCCAGGCCGGCGAAATCGAACTGTTGAAGGTCGCCGGCGGCGCCGGTTCGACGCTGACGATCGACAAGGCCAACGGCGAGCGGGTGAAGTCCGTCGGCCAGGCCTTTCGCTCGGCGATCGAGAAGGAGCATCGCGGCAAATATTACAATTCCAACCTGGCTTATACCGCAGGCGGCATCGCGCTCAGTGCCGCGGCCCTGGTGATCCTGTTCGTTTTCGGTTCGCTGGAGCCCGACACCATCGCGGTGATGCTGATCCCGATTGTCATCTCGGTCTTCGTTTCGGTGTTCGTCGCCGGCCTCGTCAGGTCGCTGCATCGCGGCAAGTCGCTGTTCGGCAAGATCATCGCCATCATCTCCGCCGCGATCGGCGTCTTCGTCGGCATCAGTATCCTGGCGACCATGGGGCTGGCGCTTGCCTCCTCGCTGGTGGAACTGCACGAAACGCCGATGCTCTTTGCCGTCGGTGGCATCGTGCTTTTGAACATCCTCTATGTCTTCATCATGGGCGCGCCGACCCCGCTCGGCGCCAAGATGATGGATGGCATAGACGGCCTGCGCCAGTATCTGACGCTTGCCGAAAAAGACCGGATGAACACGGCAGGCGCGCCGGAAATGTCGCCGCGGCATTTCGAGACGCTGCTGCCCTATGCGGTGGCACTCGGCGTCGAAAAGCCCTGGTCGCGCACTTTCGAAACCTGGCTTGCGGCGGCGGCTGCCGGCGCGGCTGCTGCCTATGCGCCGGCCTGGTATGCCGGCAATTTCAACAGCGGCAGCTTCTCCGATCGCATCGGCGGCTTTTCCTCGTCGATGGCCTCGACCATCGCTTCGACGATACCCTCGCCGCCGCCGTCGAGCTCATCCTCCGGTTTTTCCGGCGGCGGCTCGTCCGGCGGCGGTGGCGGAGGCGGGGGTGGCGGGGGCTGGTAA
- a CDS encoding LemA family protein: MYIALGVIVLVALYLIFVYNGLVRARQMAEEAWSGIDVQLKRRADLIPNLIETVKGYAAHEKSTLEEVVELRNRAQAVPSGDVAGRAQAEGLLGQALGRVIALAEAYPDLKANQNFAELQASLETMEGELQMARRYYNGAARDLNVKVESFPSNLVAGQFGFGKREYFEITNEADRAVPTVKF, from the coding sequence ATGTATATTGCGCTTGGCGTCATCGTTCTGGTCGCTCTCTATCTCATCTTCGTCTACAACGGCCTGGTTCGCGCGCGTCAGATGGCGGAAGAGGCCTGGTCGGGCATCGATGTCCAGCTCAAGCGCCGCGCCGACCTGATCCCGAACCTGATCGAGACGGTCAAGGGCTATGCCGCCCATGAAAAGTCGACGCTCGAAGAGGTGGTTGAGCTCCGCAACAGGGCGCAGGCCGTGCCATCAGGCGATGTTGCCGGCAGGGCGCAGGCGGAAGGTCTGCTCGGCCAGGCGCTCGGCCGGGTCATCGCGCTCGCCGAGGCCTATCCCGATCTCAAGGCCAACCAGAACTTTGCCGAACTGCAGGCCTCGCTGGAAACCATGGAAGGCGAGCTGCAGATGGCCCGGCGTTATTACAATGGTGCGGCCCGCGACCTGAACGTCAAGGTCGAAAGCTTCCCGTCCAATCTCGTCGCCGGCCAGTTCGGTTTTGGCAAGCGGGAATATTTCGAAATCACCAACGAGGCCGACCGCGCCGTCCCCACCGTGAAATTCTGA
- a CDS encoding tRNA1(Val) (adenine(37)-N6)-methyltransferase, translated as MTGEPNDTVDAFHRGGFHVVQPKGRGHRSGMDAMLLAALVADDRPVRVADLGAGAGAAGLAVASRLANTQVVLFERSAEMADYARRSILLPENAHVANRVSVVEADVTLTAKARNDAGLTDESFHHVIMNPPFNDAGDRRTPDALKAEAHAMTDGLFESWIRTAGAIMIPGGQLSLIARPQSIAEIITACGRRFGGIEITAIHPRPGENAVRILVTGIKGSRARLSLRAALIMHEEGSHKFSPLVDDFNNGRAAYARL; from the coding sequence ATGACCGGGGAACCCAATGACACCGTCGATGCCTTTCATCGCGGCGGCTTCCATGTGGTGCAGCCGAAGGGCAGGGGCCATCGCTCCGGCATGGATGCGATGCTGCTTGCGGCGCTCGTCGCCGACGATCGCCCGGTTAGGGTTGCCGATCTCGGTGCCGGCGCAGGCGCTGCCGGCCTTGCCGTCGCCTCGCGGCTTGCCAATACGCAAGTGGTGCTTTTCGAGCGCTCGGCGGAGATGGCCGATTATGCCCGCCGCAGCATCCTGCTGCCCGAGAATGCCCATGTCGCCAACCGGGTTAGCGTCGTCGAGGCCGATGTGACGCTGACCGCCAAGGCGCGCAACGATGCCGGCCTCACCGATGAGAGCTTCCACCACGTCATCATGAACCCGCCCTTTAACGACGCCGGCGACCGGCGCACGCCGGACGCGCTGAAGGCCGAAGCCCATGCGATGACCGACGGCCTGTTCGAAAGCTGGATCCGCACGGCCGGCGCCATCATGATCCCAGGCGGGCAATTGTCGCTGATCGCCAGGCCGCAGTCGATCGCCGAGATCATCACGGCCTGCGGCCGGCGCTTCGGCGGCATCGAGATCACCGCTATCCACCCGCGTCCGGGTGAAAACGCCGTGCGGATTCTGGTGACTGGTATCAAGGGATCGCGGGCGCGGCTGTCGCTGCGGGCGGCCCTCATCATGCACGAAGAGGGGAGCCACAAGTTCTCCCCTCTCGTCGATGATTTCAACAATGGCCGGGCGGCCTACGCCAGGCTTTAG
- a CDS encoding S49 family peptidase, producing the protein MAGFLRKLLPKRFRKDGITIPVVRLQGPIISGGGQFRPTLNLANVSPVLEKAFAMKDAPAVAISINSPGGSPVQSRLIFTRIRELAREKQKKVLVFVEDVAASGGYMIALAGDEIIADATSIVGSIGVVSGGFGFPELLKKIGVERRVYTAGENKVILDPFQPEKEKDIEYLKSLQLEIHQVFISMVRERRAGKLRDDATVFSGLFWSGTRGLELGLIDGLGDMRQELKRRYGQKTKLELVTAGRGLFGRRIPGVSPVSLEGAASGLATGLVEAAEERALWSRFGL; encoded by the coding sequence ATGGCCGGATTCTTGAGAAAACTGCTGCCGAAACGGTTCCGCAAGGACGGCATCACCATTCCGGTCGTCCGGCTGCAGGGGCCGATCATCAGCGGCGGCGGCCAGTTCCGGCCGACCCTCAACCTTGCCAATGTCTCTCCGGTTCTGGAAAAAGCCTTCGCCATGAAGGACGCGCCGGCGGTCGCCATCTCCATCAATTCGCCGGGCGGCTCGCCCGTCCAGTCGCGCCTGATCTTCACCCGCATTCGCGAGCTTGCCCGCGAGAAGCAGAAGAAGGTTCTGGTCTTCGTCGAGGATGTCGCCGCCTCCGGCGGTTACATGATCGCGCTTGCCGGCGACGAGATCATCGCCGACGCCACCTCCATCGTCGGCTCGATCGGCGTCGTCTCCGGCGGTTTCGGTTTTCCCGAGCTCTTGAAGAAAATCGGCGTCGAGCGCCGCGTCTATACCGCCGGCGAAAACAAGGTGATCCTCGATCCTTTCCAGCCGGAAAAGGAAAAGGATATTGAGTACCTGAAGAGCCTGCAGCTCGAAATCCACCAGGTCTTCATCTCCATGGTGCGCGAACGTCGCGCCGGCAAGCTGAGGGACGATGCGACGGTGTTTTCCGGCCTGTTCTGGAGCGGCACGCGCGGCCTCGAGCTCGGCCTCATCGATGGCCTCGGCGATATGCGCCAGGAATTGAAGAGGCGCTACGGCCAGAAGACCAAACTGGAGCTCGTCACCGCCGGCCGCGGCCTGTTCGGCCGCCGAATTCCAGGTGTGTCGCCGGTCTCGCTCGAAGGTGCTGCATCCGGTCTCGCGACAGGGCTTGTCGAAGCGGCGGAAGAGAGAGCATTGTGGAGCCGTTTCGGGCTTTGA
- the purD gene encoding phosphoribosylamine--glycine ligase translates to MKVLLIGSGGREHALAWKLAQSPLMSEFYAAPGNPGIGEHAVLVPVDIEDHEAVAAFCKDKAIDFVVVGPEAPLVAGLADRLRADGLAVFGPSAAAAQLEGSKGFTKDICARYDIPTGAYQRFNNGPKAKAYIRAEGVPIVVKADGLAAGKGVTVAMTLDEALAAVDDCFEGAFGAAGAEVVVEAYLDGEEASFFCLCDGKHALPLATAQDHKRVGEGDTGVNTGGMGAYSPAPVMTAEMVERTMKEIIEPTMRGMAESGHPFSGVFFAGLMITRKGPELIEYNVRFGDPECQVMMMRLKSDLLPLLFATANGTLDQVTTEWNDDPALTVVMASKGYPGAYEKNTPILSLPDAGEGEKVFHAGTGLKDGALVATGGRVLNVTASGGTVAEAKNRAYALLDRVRWENGFCRRDIGWRAIERETGSE, encoded by the coding sequence ATGAAGGTTCTGTTGATCGGATCGGGCGGACGCGAGCATGCGCTCGCCTGGAAGCTGGCGCAATCACCGCTGATGAGCGAATTCTACGCCGCACCCGGCAATCCCGGTATTGGCGAACACGCCGTCCTCGTGCCCGTTGACATCGAGGATCACGAAGCGGTCGCGGCCTTCTGCAAGGACAAGGCGATCGATTTCGTCGTCGTCGGCCCGGAGGCGCCGCTGGTTGCCGGCCTTGCCGACCGGCTGCGCGCCGATGGCCTGGCGGTCTTCGGTCCCTCCGCTGCGGCAGCCCAGCTCGAGGGCTCCAAAGGCTTCACCAAGGATATCTGCGCCCGCTACGACATTCCGACAGGCGCCTACCAGCGCTTCAACAATGGACCGAAGGCCAAAGCCTATATCCGCGCCGAGGGTGTGCCGATCGTCGTCAAGGCCGATGGCCTTGCCGCCGGCAAGGGCGTGACGGTTGCGATGACGCTGGACGAGGCGCTGGCGGCGGTCGACGACTGTTTCGAGGGCGCCTTTGGCGCTGCCGGTGCTGAAGTCGTCGTCGAAGCCTATCTCGATGGCGAGGAGGCGAGCTTCTTCTGCCTCTGCGATGGCAAACATGCGCTGCCGCTCGCAACCGCCCAGGATCACAAGCGGGTGGGCGAGGGCGATACCGGCGTCAATACCGGCGGCATGGGCGCCTATTCGCCGGCGCCTGTGATGACCGCCGAGATGGTCGAGCGCACCATGAAAGAGATCATCGAACCGACGATGCGCGGCATGGCCGAGAGCGGTCATCCCTTCTCCGGCGTCTTTTTCGCCGGCCTGATGATCACCCGGAAGGGGCCGGAGCTGATCGAATACAATGTCCGCTTCGGCGATCCCGAATGCCAGGTGATGATGATGCGGTTGAAGAGCGATCTGCTGCCGCTGCTGTTCGCCACCGCCAACGGCACGCTCGATCAGGTCACGACCGAATGGAACGACGATCCGGCGCTGACGGTGGTCATGGCCTCCAAGGGTTATCCCGGCGCTTACGAGAAGAACACGCCGATCCTTTCGCTGCCTGATGCAGGCGAGGGCGAGAAGGTGTTTCATGCCGGCACGGGTCTGAAAGACGGTGCACTGGTTGCGACTGGCGGCCGCGTGCTGAACGTCACCGCGTCGGGCGGCACGGTCGCCGAGGCCAAGAACCGCGCCTACGCGCTGCTCGACAGGGTGAGATGGGAAAACGGCTTCTGCCGGCGCGACATCGGCTGGCGGGCGATCGAGCGCGAAACCGGCTCGGAATGA